The nucleotide window GATCTGGAGCGGGGGATGGCCCATGAAGCCGTTCAGCAGCAGATGCATCGTGCAGGGTGGTCCCCTTCTCTCAAAGCCGAGCTGTGCGCCGACGCTACTGCGCGGTCTCGATGACCTCGTTTCCAAGAGGGCTCTCTACACGGAAATCAGAAATCTGCAGAAACCGGCGGAAGCGGTCCCTCTGTTCGAATCGTCAGGCTACTCCTTTGCCGCACATCTCAACTATCATCTCGACCTCCGAAAGAGCGAGGAAGAGATCTGGTCCGGAATGTCGAAAGGAAGGAGGAAGGGGATCTCAAGGGCGGAGAAGACTGGCCTCGAGGTGACCGAGATAACGGAGGAAAGGCAGATAGACGAGTTCTATGACATCCTGAAGGAGACCTATTCCAGCTTAGGAATGCCCCTTGCCGACAAATCCCTTTTCACTTCCGCTTTCAGGATCCTACGACCCCTCCAAGAAGCGAGGTTCCTTCTCTGCAACTCCGAGGGGAGAACGGTCGCCTGCAGGGCCGCCCTTCTCTTCAGAAGAACCATGTACGATTGGTATGCTGGGTCAGTGACAGAAGAGAGAGCGAAAAAGGCCGACGAATTCCTCGTGTGGGACATCCTCAAGTGGGGGATCTCCAAAGGCTATGAGACCTTCGATTTCGGAGGGGCAGGCTCTCCCGATGAGGAGTACGGTCCTCGAGAATTCAAGCGAAGATTCGGCGGGGAAATGACTGAGCCAGGCAGGTTCGAGAAGGTTTATAAGCCGACCCTGTTTTCGTTCAGTAAGAAGATGTTCCGCTTTTACCGGAGACTGTTATGAAAAGAAACGGTGTATGCGCGTCTTTGAGGGCAAGGGCCCGATTTGGAGGGTTCCAATGAGAATCTTGTTTCTCTTGGGTCATCCCGCTCACGTTCACCTATTCAGGAACCCCATCAGATTGATGCAGGACGAAGGTCACGACATCAGAATCGGTTGCATCGAGAAGGAGATCACGAAGGACCTCCTTTCCCACTACGGGCTTCCCCACGTGTCCATTGGACCCAGTCAGAAAGACCTTCTTGCGAAGTCTCTGGACACTGTGAGGAAAGACTTTCGAATGGTCCGACTGATCAAGGAGTTCGATCCCGACATTGTGGTCAGCACCGGAATCCCTTATGCCTCCCACGCAGCGAAGCTCTCGGGGATCCCCTCCATCGCATTCAGCGATACCGAGATCGCGACTCTCGTAATCAAGAGCATGCTTCCGTTCGTATCGGCGGTCTGCACTCCGTCATGCTTCTCTCTCGACCTGGGAGACAAGCACATCAGATACGATGGCTACCACGAGCTGGCCTATCTCCATCCAAACTACTTCGAGCCCGACAAGTCGATTCTCTCCGAAGTCGGACTGCAGGAAGGCGAATCCTTCTTCCTCGTCCGGTTCTCCTCCCTGGATTCCAGTCATGACATTGGTTGGCGGGGGGTGTCGGCTTGGGGAGACGATTCACTGATGCGGTTGCTCAAGGACTTGGAAGAGTTTGGGCGGGTGTTCGTCATGTCGGAACACTCGCTGTCCCCGGACCTGAGCAAGTATGTTCTTCGGATCCCTCCGCACCGACTCCTTGACATTCTGCCTTTCGCGCGGATGTACATCGGCGAAGGCGCTACGATGGCCTCGGAGGCCGGCGTCCTGGGCGTCCCTTGGATATTCGTGTCCAAGACAGACCGCGGCTACCTTGCCGACCAGGAGCAGAAATACGGCCTCGGCTATCATTTCACAGACGCGGAGAAGGCCAGGGAGAAGGCGATGGAATTGCTCGAAGACCCTCAGC belongs to Candidatus Thermoplasmatota archaeon and includes:
- a CDS encoding GNAT family N-acetyltransferase — translated: ASVYESTVRHEPVSVFAVEEGRIQGLALASLIWSGGWPMKPFSSRCIVQGGPLLSKPSCAPTLLRGLDDLVSKRALYTEIRNLQKPAEAVPLFESSGYSFAAHLNYHLDLRKSEEEIWSGMSKGRRKGISRAEKTGLEVTEITEERQIDEFYDILKETYSSLGMPLADKSLFTSAFRILRPLQEARFLLCNSEGRTVACRAALLFRRTMYDWYAGSVTEERAKKADEFLVWDILKWGISKGYETFDFGGAGSPDEEYGPREFKRRFGGEMTEPGRFEKVYKPTLFSFSKKMFRFYRRLL
- a CDS encoding DUF354 domain-containing protein yields the protein MRILFLLGHPAHVHLFRNPIRLMQDEGHDIRIGCIEKEITKDLLSHYGLPHVSIGPSQKDLLAKSLDTVRKDFRMVRLIKEFDPDIVVSTGIPYASHAAKLSGIPSIAFSDTEIATLVIKSMLPFVSAVCTPSCFSLDLGDKHIRYDGYHELAYLHPNYFEPDKSILSEVGLQEGESFFLVRFSSLDSSHDIGWRGVSAWGDDSLMRLLKDLEEFGRVFVMSEHSLSPDLSKYVLRIPPHRLLDILPFARMYIGEGATMASEAGVLGVPWIFVSKTDRGYLADQEQKYGLGYHFTDAEKAREKAMELLEDPQLHEKWKSRREKLLKEKVDVTKFIVDFVLGWPESFERMKVSGSL